The following coding sequences lie in one Caretta caretta isolate rCarCar2 chromosome 28, rCarCar1.hap1, whole genome shotgun sequence genomic window:
- the LOC125629531 gene encoding uncharacterized protein LOC125629531 — MVSENEEEPQQEDAERVEAHGMLSGRSKGNDSGSCARPEKTKACESQQRPEENFGSQSDLITRERMNLEGTRYTCLECGKSFKGSSDLLTHQRIHTGEKPYGCPECGKHFKRSSHLITHQKIHTGEKPYGCPECGKHFKRSSHLITHQKIHTGEKPYGCRECGKHFNQSSALITHQRIHTGERPYTCSECGRSFNQRSTLIRHQKIHMGVISNKCLD, encoded by the coding sequence atggtgagtgaaaatgaggaggaaccccagcaggaagatgctgagcgagtagaagcccatgggatgttgtcaggaaggtccaaagggaatgattctgggagctgtgcacgcccagaaaaaacaaaagcctgtgagagtcagcagaggccagaggaaaacttcggtagccagtcagaccttattacacgtgagagaatgaacttggaaggaacacgctacacatgcctcgagtgtgggaaaagcttcaaagggagctcggaccttctcacacatcagagaatccacacgggtgagaaaccttatggatgccctgagtgtggcaaacacttcaagcggagctcacaccttattacacatcagaaaatccacacgggtgagaaaccttatggctgccctgagtgtgggaaacacttcaagcggagctcacaccttattacacatcagaaaatccacacgggtgagaaaccttatggatgtcgtgagtgtggcaaacacttcaatcaaagctcagcccttatcacacatcagcgaatccacacaggagagaggccctacacgtgctctgagtgtgggagaagcttcaatcagcgctcaacccttattagacatcagaaaatccacatgggagtgatctctaacaaatgccttgactag